One region of Agrobacterium tumefaciens genomic DNA includes:
- a CDS encoding MarR family winged helix-turn-helix transcriptional regulator — translation MSRETDKEQLLDEVSAFTRKLRAFFDARVGESGLTLARARALFALSRRGPLTQTELAEEMEIETPTLVRVLDGMEKQNLIERRSDETDRRAKRIHMTEEGEKTSETVQAVAKSLRSEIAADVSSQDLAMALDVMRRLSANLQNLASGRAQS, via the coding sequence ATGTCCCGCGAAACCGACAAGGAACAGCTTCTGGACGAGGTGTCCGCCTTCACCCGCAAGCTGCGCGCATTTTTTGACGCGCGGGTAGGGGAAAGCGGCCTGACTCTGGCGCGTGCGCGTGCGCTTTTCGCGCTGTCGCGACGTGGGCCGCTGACCCAGACGGAGCTTGCCGAGGAAATGGAAATCGAAACGCCGACGCTGGTGCGCGTGCTTGACGGCATGGAGAAACAGAACCTCATCGAGCGCCGCTCCGACGAAACCGACCGCCGTGCCAAACGCATCCACATGACGGAGGAGGGCGAGAAAACCTCCGAAACGGTGCAGGCGGTGGCAAAATCGCTCCGTTCTGAAATCGCCGCCGATGTTTCCTCGCAGGATCTGGCGATGGCGCTGGATGTCATGCGCAGGCTTTCGGCCAATCTGCAAAATCTGGCAAGCGGGAGGGCGCAATCGTGA
- a CDS encoding MFS transporter: protein MSTVVPQTADETASENADVTVKPAGAPESAAAAAAPQPVERPVWLRLCFIFAGLAFFITQGLGMNLVMANLYQLQGEFSATVAEVAWLSAAYMAPYATFSIALFKVRTQYGLRPFAELSIIVFVVASCLNLFVTDLHSAIVIRFLSGMAAAPLSSLGFLYILEAFPPARKFSLGFSIALTGTLLSAPLARIVSPSLLQIGGWNALYTMEMGFALISLALIYLLKVTPPPRAKVIERTDILSYLLFAGGLGCLAVMLTLGRFYWWFETWWLGVLLATSITLLTLMVVIELPRKNPLLDLRWIFSKTNLHVIAVLLIYRAVSSEQSSTAVSFYQQLGLLNDQTITLYALVLLATVLGGAACAWLMLTKYVDTAHVIALTLIAAGAFLDSQSNNLTRPAQMYLSQMMIAFGAAMFLPPVMAKGFAAALARGAPYLVNFITIFLFTQITGSMLMTGLLGSFVTLREKFHSNILVENILLTNPLVAQRVSQLSGAYSHVITDPALLKAEGLSLLGQQVTKEAYVLAYNDTFLLISTVAALALMALLLHLAWLRIRPRFFRDNVDAAPAPQS from the coding sequence GTGAGTACCGTGGTGCCGCAAACGGCAGATGAGACCGCCTCTGAAAATGCCGACGTGACGGTAAAGCCGGCGGGCGCGCCGGAATCTGCTGCTGCGGCCGCCGCGCCGCAACCGGTGGAGCGGCCAGTGTGGCTGCGGCTGTGTTTCATCTTCGCGGGCCTGGCGTTCTTCATCACCCAAGGATTGGGCATGAACCTCGTCATGGCCAATCTATACCAGTTGCAGGGCGAATTTTCCGCCACGGTGGCCGAGGTCGCCTGGCTTTCCGCCGCCTATATGGCCCCCTATGCCACGTTTTCCATCGCGCTGTTCAAGGTGCGAACGCAATATGGCCTGCGGCCCTTTGCCGAACTTTCGATCATCGTCTTCGTCGTCGCCTCATGCCTCAACCTGTTCGTGACAGATTTGCATTCGGCGATCGTCATCCGCTTCCTCAGCGGCATGGCGGCGGCACCTCTTTCTTCGCTCGGCTTTCTCTACATTCTGGAGGCCTTTCCGCCGGCACGGAAATTCTCGCTGGGCTTCAGCATCGCGCTCACCGGAACCTTGCTGTCTGCACCGCTCGCGCGCATCGTCTCGCCTTCCTTGCTGCAAATCGGCGGCTGGAATGCCCTCTACACGATGGAAATGGGCTTCGCGCTGATCTCGCTCGCCTTGATCTACCTGTTGAAAGTCACGCCGCCGCCGCGGGCGAAAGTCATCGAGCGCACGGATATTCTGAGCTACCTTCTGTTTGCGGGTGGCCTTGGCTGTCTTGCGGTCATGCTCACGCTTGGCCGGTTTTACTGGTGGTTCGAAACATGGTGGCTGGGCGTGCTTCTGGCCACGTCGATCACGCTTCTCACGCTGATGGTCGTCATCGAGTTGCCGCGCAAGAACCCGCTGCTTGACCTGCGCTGGATTTTTTCGAAAACCAACCTGCATGTCATAGCGGTCCTTCTCATCTACCGTGCAGTTTCCTCCGAGCAATCCTCGACGGCGGTGAGTTTCTACCAGCAGCTTGGCCTTTTGAACGACCAGACGATCACGCTTTATGCTCTGGTGCTTTTGGCGACGGTTCTCGGCGGTGCGGCCTGTGCTTGGCTGATGCTGACGAAATATGTCGATACCGCTCATGTGATTGCGCTTACCCTGATTGCGGCCGGCGCTTTTCTGGACAGCCAGTCCAACAATCTGACGCGGCCAGCGCAGATGTATCTGAGCCAGATGATGATCGCCTTCGGTGCGGCCATGTTCCTGCCGCCCGTTATGGCAAAGGGGTTCGCTGCCGCACTTGCGCGCGGAGCGCCCTATCTGGTGAATTTCATCACCATCTTCCTGTTCACCCAGATCACCGGATCGATGTTGATGACCGGGCTGCTCGGCAGTTTCGTGACGCTGCGCGAAAAATTCCATTCCAATATTCTGGTGGAAAATATCCTGCTCACCAACCCATTGGTCGCCCAGCGCGTGTCGCAACTTTCCGGCGCCTACAGCCACGTCATCACCGATCCGGCGCTGCTGAAGGCCGAGGGGCTTTCCCTCCTTGGCCAGCAGGTTACCAAGGAAGCCTATGTGCTCGCCTATAACGATACGTTCCTGTTGATTTCCACCGTTGCGGCGCTGGCGCTCATGGCGCTTTTGCTCCACCTTGCATGGCTGCGCATCCGTCCCCGCTTTTTCCGGGACAATGTCGATGCCGCGCCGGCGCCACAGTCTTGA
- a CDS encoding HlyD family secretion protein, protein MLKKIFTPVSILVLLGGLAGVALVLYAWRLPPFLSTVEMTDNAFVRGYVTTMSPQVSGYVVDVPVKDYQEVKQGTLLAKIDDRIYRQKQAQAGAALDTQKAALDNSRQQENAANANIRSSEAAVDSAQASLKQAQLASDRQDNLIKSGAGTSSLQEEAHAALEKARASLSQAKAALEVSRQDLQTIIVNRSSLQAAVANAEAAVELARIDLDNTEIHAPVDGRLGEIGVRTGQYVTAGTQLMAVVPHDVWVIANFKETQLAGMQVGQPVTISVDALHRRKLNGRVERFSPATGSEFAVIKPDNATGNFVKIAQRLGVRIAIDADQPLAADLSPGMSVVVHVDKSVAPEGAETAAR, encoded by the coding sequence ATGCTGAAGAAGATTTTTACCCCCGTTTCCATTCTCGTTCTGCTCGGTGGCCTCGCCGGCGTCGCGCTGGTGCTCTATGCATGGCGCCTGCCGCCATTCCTCTCAACCGTCGAAATGACCGACAACGCCTTCGTGCGTGGTTACGTGACGACGATGAGCCCGCAGGTGAGCGGTTATGTCGTGGATGTGCCGGTGAAGGACTATCAGGAGGTCAAACAGGGTACGTTGCTGGCGAAGATCGACGACCGCATCTACCGCCAGAAGCAGGCGCAGGCGGGAGCCGCGCTGGATACGCAAAAAGCGGCACTGGACAATTCCCGCCAGCAGGAAAACGCCGCCAACGCCAATATCCGTTCCAGCGAGGCGGCTGTCGATAGCGCGCAGGCATCTCTGAAACAGGCGCAACTGGCATCAGACCGTCAGGACAACCTCATCAAAAGCGGTGCCGGCACCTCCAGCCTGCAGGAAGAGGCGCATGCCGCGCTTGAAAAGGCGAGGGCATCGCTCTCGCAGGCGAAAGCGGCACTTGAGGTCTCGCGCCAGGATTTGCAGACGATCATCGTTAACCGCAGTTCCCTGCAGGCCGCTGTCGCCAATGCCGAGGCTGCGGTCGAACTCGCCAGGATCGATCTCGACAATACCGAAATTCACGCGCCGGTGGACGGCAGGCTCGGCGAAATCGGCGTGCGCACCGGTCAGTATGTGACGGCCGGAACGCAGTTGATGGCGGTTGTGCCGCATGATGTCTGGGTCATCGCCAATTTCAAGGAAACCCAGCTCGCGGGCATGCAGGTCGGCCAGCCGGTGACGATCTCGGTGGATGCCCTGCATCGCCGCAAGCTCAACGGCCGCGTCGAGCGGTTCTCGCCCGCCACGGGATCGGAATTCGCTGTCATCAAGCCCGACAATGCCACCGGCAATTTCGTGAAGATCGCCCAGCGTCTCGGCGTGCGCATCGCAATTGACGCCGATCAGCCGCTGGCAGCGGATCTGTCGCCGGGCATGTCGGTGGTCGTGCATGTGGACAAGAGCGTGGCGCCTGAGGGGGCGGAGACGGCGGCGAGGTAG
- the rplI gene encoding 50S ribosomal protein L9 — protein MDVILLERINKLGQMGETVKVRDGYARNFLLPQGKALRANAANKTRFETERATLEARNLERKSEAQKVAEALEGKSFIVVRSAGETGQLYGSVAARDVVEILGAEGFNIGRNQVELNTPIKTIGLHNVTLHLHAEVELQVELNVARSAEEAERQSKGESLTSADAIYGVDEDALRPEDFFDPEADGNDDDE, from the coding sequence ATGGACGTTATTCTTCTCGAACGCATCAACAAGCTCGGCCAGATGGGCGAAACCGTAAAGGTTCGCGACGGTTACGCACGTAACTTCCTGCTGCCGCAGGGCAAGGCGCTGCGCGCCAACGCCGCCAACAAGACCCGTTTCGAAACCGAGCGCGCAACGCTTGAAGCCCGTAACCTCGAGCGCAAGTCGGAAGCCCAGAAGGTTGCCGAAGCACTCGAAGGCAAGTCCTTCATCGTCGTTCGCTCGGCTGGCGAAACCGGTCAGCTTTACGGTTCTGTTGCTGCTCGCGACGTCGTTGAAATCCTCGGCGCCGAAGGCTTCAACATCGGCCGCAACCAGGTTGAACTGAACACGCCGATCAAGACCATCGGCCTGCACAACGTTACCCTGCACCTGCACGCCGAAGTCGAGCTTCAGGTCGAGCTGAACGTTGCCCGTTCTGCCGAAGAAGCCGAGCGTCAGTCCAAGGGCGAAAGCCTCACCTCCGCCGACGCCATCTACGGCGTTGACGAAGACGCCCTGCGTCCGGAAGACTTCTTCGATCCGGAAGCTGACGGCAACGACGACGACGAATAA
- a CDS encoding YybS family protein, whose translation MQKLNQTVLITGVLAGICAAFLTLGATAQSSFSFLLYAGSAMPIFIAGMGWGNRAAVVAIITTAIIGALVISPLFSLTIAIFTLIPAGWLSHLANLARPASELGGPDDLLAWYPLSGIVLHLCLLVSVAVVILGWMIGYGPDLVASMVDLMMTSVQSREPLFEPNVEALAQTKSLLVLMLPIVQGGLWVILLFAAYYFAARLVGSFGKGLRPREDIPSALRMHRNAIFVFLCGIVAMFFGGVAAMVGAVVCGTFGAGFLMAGYASLHKRARGKDWRLPVLILAYLSAVFVFPLLIILVLGLSDVRSTISLTPTRKTDNTNETNT comes from the coding sequence GTGCAAAAGTTGAACCAGACAGTGCTGATCACCGGCGTTCTCGCCGGCATATGCGCCGCGTTTCTAACGCTTGGCGCAACGGCACAGTCGTCCTTTTCCTTCCTGCTTTACGCCGGTTCCGCCATGCCCATCTTCATCGCCGGCATGGGCTGGGGCAATCGCGCAGCCGTCGTTGCGATCATCACCACGGCTATCATCGGCGCGCTCGTCATATCGCCGCTTTTCTCGCTGACCATTGCGATCTTCACGCTGATCCCGGCGGGCTGGCTTTCGCATCTTGCCAATCTGGCGCGCCCGGCCTCGGAACTCGGCGGCCCGGATGACCTGCTTGCCTGGTATCCGCTGTCCGGCATCGTCCTGCATCTCTGCCTTCTGGTTTCGGTTGCCGTCGTCATTCTCGGCTGGATGATCGGTTACGGTCCCGATCTCGTCGCGAGCATGGTCGATCTGATGATGACCTCCGTGCAGAGCCGCGAACCGCTGTTCGAACCCAATGTCGAGGCACTGGCGCAGACGAAGTCGCTGCTGGTTCTGATGCTGCCGATCGTTCAGGGCGGCCTGTGGGTCATCCTTTTGTTTGCGGCCTATTATTTCGCGGCCCGGCTGGTCGGTTCCTTCGGCAAGGGTCTTCGCCCACGCGAGGACATTCCTTCCGCACTGCGTATGCACCGCAACGCCATCTTCGTTTTTCTCTGCGGCATCGTCGCCATGTTCTTCGGTGGCGTCGCCGCCATGGTCGGCGCAGTCGTCTGCGGCACCTTCGGCGCGGGCTTCCTGATGGCAGGTTACGCCTCGCTGCACAAACGCGCGCGTGGAAAGGACTGGCGTCTGCCGGTTCTCATCCTCGCCTATCTCTCGGCGGTCTTTGTCTTCCCGCTGCTTATCATTCTCGTTTTGGGATTGAGCGACGTGCGCAGCACGATCTCCCTCACCCCAACGCGGAAAACTGACAATACGAACGAAACCAACACATAG
- the rpsR gene encoding 30S ribosomal protein S18 — protein sequence MADTSSSQARRPFHRRRKTCPFSGANAPKIDYKDVRLLQRYISERGKIVPSRITAVSQKKQRELAQAIKRARFLGLLPYVVA from the coding sequence ATGGCTGATACATCCTCTTCCCAGGCACGCCGCCCGTTCCACCGCCGTCGCAAGACGTGCCCCTTCTCCGGCGCAAACGCTCCGAAGATCGACTACAAGGACGTTCGTCTCCTGCAGCGCTACATTTCCGAGCGCGGCAAGATCGTTCCTTCCCGCATCACGGCCGTTTCCCAGAAGAAGCAGCGCGAACTCGCCCAGGCGATCAAGCGCGCCCGTTTCCTCGGCCTGCTGCCTTACGTCGTAGCGTAA
- the rpsF gene encoding 30S ribosomal protein S6, whose product MALYEHIFLARQDISAQQVDALVEQYKGVIESFGGKVGRVENWGLKSLTYRIKKNRKAHYALMDIDAPAPAIHEIERQMRINEDVLRYMTIAVEAHEEGPSAMMQKRDRDDRPRRDGDRPDRGPREDRGPRAPREGGFGDREDRPRRPREDRA is encoded by the coding sequence ATGGCTCTTTACGAACACATCTTCCTTGCCCGGCAGGATATTTCTGCCCAGCAGGTCGACGCACTTGTCGAGCAGTACAAGGGCGTTATCGAATCGTTCGGCGGTAAAGTCGGACGCGTCGAGAACTGGGGTCTGAAGTCCCTCACCTACCGCATCAAGAAGAACCGCAAGGCTCACTACGCTCTCATGGACATTGACGCTCCGGCGCCTGCGATCCACGAAATCGAGCGCCAGATGCGCATCAACGAAGACGTTCTTCGCTACATGACCATCGCCGTCGAAGCCCACGAAGAAGGCCCGTCCGCGATGATGCAGAAGCGCGACCGTGACGACCGTCCGCGCCGCGATGGCGACCGTCCGGATCGTGGCCCGCGTGAAGATCGTGGTCCCCGCGCACCGCGCGAAGGTGGCTTCGGCGACCGCGAAGACCGTCCGCGCCGTCCGCGCGAAGACCGTGCATAA
- a CDS encoding aldo/keto reductase: protein MKQRLLGRTGISVSEICLGTMTWGTQNTEAEAHAQMDYALENGVNFFDTAELYPTTPVSAETQGRTEDYIGTWFEKTGKRDQVVLATKVAGSGRDYIRGGRDIDASAIREAVDTSLTRLKTDYIDLYQIHWPNRGTYHFRGAWSFDASGQEKERTLAEITEKLDTLGELVKAGKIRAIGLSNESAWGTQKYIDIAEARGLPRVATIQNEYNLLYRSFDLDMAEVAHHEDVGLLAYSPLAAGLLTGKYQNGARPAGSRGTINKDLGGRLQPHQEAPVKAYLELAAQHGIDPAQLAIAFCLTRPFMASAIIGATTMEQLKVDIAAADVALSEEVLKGIAAIHRQYPMPI, encoded by the coding sequence ATGAAACAGAGACTATTGGGCCGCACGGGCATTTCCGTGTCCGAAATTTGCCTTGGCACAATGACGTGGGGCACGCAGAACACTGAAGCCGAAGCGCATGCGCAGATGGATTACGCGCTGGAGAACGGCGTCAATTTCTTCGATACTGCCGAGCTTTACCCCACCACCCCCGTTTCCGCCGAAACGCAGGGACGGACGGAAGACTATATCGGCACATGGTTCGAAAAGACCGGCAAGCGTGACCAGGTCGTGCTCGCCACCAAGGTCGCCGGTTCCGGGCGTGACTATATTCGCGGCGGGCGCGATATCGATGCGAGCGCCATCCGCGAGGCAGTAGATACCAGCCTCACGCGCCTGAAAACGGATTACATCGACCTCTATCAGATCCACTGGCCGAACCGTGGCACCTATCACTTCCGCGGCGCCTGGAGCTTTGATGCTTCCGGTCAGGAAAAGGAGCGCACGCTTGCCGAGATAACCGAAAAGCTCGACACGCTCGGCGAGCTGGTAAAGGCCGGCAAGATCCGCGCTATCGGCCTTTCCAACGAAAGCGCATGGGGTACACAGAAATATATCGATATTGCCGAGGCCCGTGGCCTGCCGCGCGTCGCAACCATCCAGAACGAATATAACCTGCTCTATCGCAGCTTCGATCTCGACATGGCGGAAGTCGCGCATCACGAAGATGTCGGCCTGCTGGCCTACTCGCCGCTGGCGGCGGGGCTGCTCACCGGCAAGTATCAGAACGGCGCACGCCCTGCGGGCTCGCGCGGCACCATCAACAAGGACCTCGGCGGTCGCCTGCAGCCGCATCAGGAAGCGCCGGTCAAGGCCTATCTTGAGCTAGCCGCACAACACGGCATCGATCCGGCCCAGCTCGCCATCGCGTTCTGCCTGACACGCCCCTTCATGGCCTCCGCCATCATCGGCGCAACGACCATGGAGCAGCTGAAGGTGGATATCGCAGCAGCCGATGTGGCGCTATCGGAAGAGGTGCTGAAGGGTATTGCGGCGATCCATCGGCAATATCCGATGCCGATCTGA
- the fabD gene encoding ACP S-malonyltransferase encodes MGIAFTFPGQGSQAIGMGKELADTYPEARAVFQEVDDALGQKLSDIMWNGPEETLTLTANAQPALMAVSMAVMRVLEARGLKLSDAVSYVAGHSLGEYSALCAAGTFSIADTARLLRIRGNAMQAAVPVGEGAMAAIIGLEHDAVSAICEEASILGVCQIANDNGGGQLVISGGKAAVEKAAAIASEKGAKRAIMLPVSAPFHSALMAPAAEAMREALAAVEKNNPVVPVIANVRAAPVSDANEIAALLVEQVTGQVRWRETVEWFAANNVTQLYEIGSGKVLTGLARRIDKTVNGVAVNGAADIDQLLATLIG; translated from the coding sequence ATGGGTATTGCATTCACATTTCCCGGTCAGGGAAGCCAGGCCATCGGCATGGGCAAGGAACTAGCCGATACCTATCCGGAAGCACGGGCTGTGTTCCAGGAGGTCGATGATGCGCTCGGCCAGAAGCTTTCCGACATCATGTGGAATGGCCCGGAAGAAACGCTGACGCTTACAGCCAACGCCCAGCCGGCTCTCATGGCGGTGTCCATGGCGGTCATGCGAGTTCTGGAAGCGCGGGGCCTGAAGCTCTCCGACGCCGTCTCTTATGTCGCTGGCCATTCGCTCGGTGAATATTCCGCGCTCTGTGCTGCCGGCACCTTCTCGATTGCCGATACCGCACGGCTTCTCCGCATCCGCGGCAATGCCATGCAGGCTGCCGTGCCGGTGGGCGAGGGCGCGATGGCAGCGATCATCGGGCTGGAGCACGATGCTGTTTCGGCAATCTGTGAAGAGGCTTCCATTCTCGGCGTCTGCCAGATCGCCAACGACAATGGCGGCGGCCAGCTGGTCATCTCCGGCGGCAAGGCGGCTGTCGAGAAGGCGGCTGCGATCGCTTCCGAAAAGGGCGCCAAGCGCGCCATCATGCTGCCGGTTTCCGCGCCCTTCCACTCCGCGCTGATGGCGCCGGCGGCGGAAGCCATGCGCGAGGCGCTGGCGGCTGTCGAAAAGAATAACCCGGTCGTGCCTGTTATCGCCAATGTGCGTGCCGCCCCCGTTTCCGACGCCAATGAGATCGCCGCTTTGCTGGTCGAGCAGGTGACGGGCCAGGTGCGCTGGCGCGAGACGGTGGAATGGTTCGCCGCCAACAATGTGACGCAGCTTTACGAGATCGGCTCGGGCAAGGTGCTGACGGGTCTTGCCCGTCGCATCGACAAGACGGTGAACGGCGTTGCCGTCAACGGCGCTGCCGATATCGACCAGCTTCTCGCCACTCTTATCGGTTGA
- the fabG gene encoding 3-oxoacyl-[acyl-carrier-protein] reductase produces the protein MFDLTGRKALVTGATGGIGEEIARLLHSQGATVGLHGTRVEKLEALAAELGDRVKIFPANLADRAEVKALGEKAEAELEGVDILVNNAGITKDGLFVRMSDEDWDNVIEVNLTAMFRLTRELTHPMMRRRFGRIINITSIVGVTGNPGQANYCASKAGMIGFSKSLAQEIATRNVTVNCVAPGFIESAMTGKLNDKQKDAIMGAIPMKRMGTGAEVASAVLYLASNEAAYMTGQTLHVNGGMAMI, from the coding sequence ATGTTTGATCTGACAGGCCGCAAGGCTCTCGTAACCGGCGCGACCGGCGGCATTGGCGAGGAAATCGCCCGCCTTCTGCACAGCCAGGGCGCAACCGTCGGCTTGCACGGCACGCGCGTTGAAAAGCTCGAAGCCCTGGCGGCGGAACTTGGCGACCGCGTCAAGATTTTCCCGGCCAACCTTGCCGATCGTGCCGAGGTCAAGGCGCTGGGCGAAAAGGCCGAGGCCGAGCTGGAAGGCGTCGACATTCTTGTCAACAATGCCGGGATTACCAAGGACGGCCTGTTCGTGCGTATGAGCGACGAGGACTGGGACAACGTCATCGAGGTGAACCTGACCGCGATGTTCCGCCTGACGCGTGAACTGACGCATCCGATGATGCGCCGCCGTTTCGGCCGCATCATCAACATCACCTCCATCGTCGGCGTCACCGGCAATCCCGGCCAGGCGAACTATTGCGCCTCCAAGGCTGGCATGATCGGTTTTTCGAAGTCGCTGGCACAGGAAATCGCCACCCGCAACGTCACCGTCAACTGCGTGGCGCCCGGCTTCATCGAAAGCGCGATGACCGGCAAGCTGAACGACAAGCAGAAAGACGCCATCATGGGTGCCATTCCCATGAAGCGCATGGGAACGGGCGCCGAAGTCGCTTCGGCCGTACTTTATCTGGCTTCCAATGAAGCTGCTTACATGACCGGCCAGACCTTGCACGTCAATGGCGGCATGGCGATGATCTGA
- a CDS encoding acyl carrier protein, whose product MSDIAERVKKIVIDHLGVDADKVVEGASFIDDLGADSLDTVELVMAFEEEFGVEIPDDAADSILTVGDAVKFIEKAQA is encoded by the coding sequence ATGAGCGATATCGCAGAACGCGTAAAGAAAATTGTAATTGATCATCTGGGCGTCGACGCCGACAAAGTTGTTGAAGGCGCAAGCTTCATTGACGATCTGGGCGCTGATTCGCTCGATACCGTTGAACTGGTCATGGCTTTCGAAGAAGAATTCGGCGTCGAGATCCCAGACGACGCAGCTGACTCGATCCTGACTGTTGGCGACGCTGTCAAGTTCATTGAGAAGGCCCAGGCCTGA
- the fabF gene encoding beta-ketoacyl-ACP synthase II, translating to MRRVVITGTGMVSPLGCGTEITWERLLAGQNGARLVTEFEVEDLPAKIACRIPVGDGTNGTFNADDWMELKEQRKIDPFILYGVAAADMALADAGWHPETDEDQVATGVLIGSGIGGLEGIVEAGYTLRDKGPRRISPFFIPGRLINLVSGHVSIRHKLRGPNHAVVTACSTGAHAIGDAARMIAFGDAEVMVAGGAESPVCRIALAGFAACKALSTQHNDDPQKASRPYDRDRDGFVMGEGAGIVVLEELEHAKARGAKIYAEVVGYGLSGDAYHITAPSEDGDGAYRCMAMALKRAGLTPDDIDYINAHGTSTMADTIELGAVERLVGDAASKISMSSTKSATGHLLGAAGAIEAIFATLAIRDNIVPPTLNLDNPDVETKIDLVPHKARKRQVNVALSNSFGFGGTNASLVLRRYEA from the coding sequence ATGAGGCGTGTCGTTATCACCGGTACCGGCATGGTATCTCCTCTTGGATGCGGAACGGAAATCACCTGGGAACGGCTGCTTGCCGGCCAGAACGGTGCCCGTCTCGTGACTGAGTTCGAAGTCGAAGACTTGCCCGCAAAGATTGCCTGTCGCATTCCCGTCGGCGATGGCACCAACGGCACGTTCAATGCCGATGACTGGATGGAACTCAAAGAGCAGCGCAAGATCGATCCGTTCATCCTTTACGGTGTGGCCGCTGCCGACATGGCGCTTGCGGACGCCGGCTGGCATCCCGAAACGGACGAGGACCAGGTCGCCACGGGCGTTCTGATCGGCTCCGGCATCGGCGGTCTGGAAGGTATTGTCGAGGCGGGTTATACGCTGCGCGACAAAGGCCCCCGCCGCATTTCTCCATTTTTCATTCCCGGCCGTCTGATCAACCTGGTTTCCGGCCACGTCTCAATCCGTCACAAGCTGCGCGGTCCGAACCACGCCGTAGTGACGGCTTGCTCGACCGGTGCGCATGCCATCGGCGATGCTGCCCGGATGATTGCGTTCGGCGATGCCGAGGTCATGGTCGCAGGTGGCGCCGAATCGCCGGTCTGCCGCATCGCGCTTGCCGGCTTTGCGGCCTGCAAGGCGCTTTCCACCCAGCATAACGACGATCCGCAGAAGGCATCGCGTCCCTATGACCGCGACCGTGACGGTTTCGTCATGGGCGAAGGTGCCGGCATCGTCGTTCTGGAAGAGCTGGAACATGCCAAGGCCCGCGGCGCAAAGATTTATGCCGAAGTCGTAGGCTACGGCCTTTCCGGTGATGCCTATCACATCACCGCACCGTCGGAAGATGGCGATGGCGCCTACCGCTGCATGGCGATGGCGCTGAAGCGCGCCGGCCTCACGCCTGACGATATCGACTACATCAACGCCCACGGCACCTCCACCATGGCCGATACGATCGAGCTTGGCGCGGTCGAGCGGCTGGTTGGTGACGCGGCGTCGAAGATTTCCATGTCTTCCACAAAGTCGGCCACCGGCCATCTTCTCGGAGCAGCTGGCGCTATCGAGGCGATTTTCGCCACGCTTGCGATCCGCGACAACATCGTTCCGCCGACGCTGAACCTCGACAATCCCGACGTGGAGACGAAGATCGATCTGGTGCCGCACAAGGCGCGCAAGAGGCAGGTCAACGTCGCCTTGTCGAACTCCTTCGGGTTTGGCGGCACCAACGCCTCCCTCGTACTGCGTCGCTACGAAGCGTAA